A single region of the Ascaphus truei isolate aAscTru1 chromosome 6, aAscTru1.hap1, whole genome shotgun sequence genome encodes:
- the LOC142497919 gene encoding chemerin-like receptor 1 isoform X2, whose protein sequence is MESSTSPLFSPPSPSFQWEEDDGLLDEMPSDFENPLHFLSIVIYSVAFLLGTAGNGLVIWLAGFRMKRTVNTVWFLNLAIADFIFTFFLPLSIAYTALGFDWPFGTFLCKFNSTIAILNLFASVFLLTVISADRCVSVVLPVWSQNHRTPRLASIVSLFIWIAAFFLCSPYLAFRDTIRDNYSNVTICYNNYALSSDIEDTEVVALRSMRHQIMISVRFLFGFLLPFGLILVFYSLMALRLRRNRLAWSSRPFRVMAAVVATFFLCWFPYHIFSVLEVVMDRWKSKGLQTAVHIGTPLATSLAFFNSCLNPFLYVFMGRDFKESFRRSILSAFESAFSEEPGKTTDSQGKSRSLSDQETHFTRLH, encoded by the coding sequence ATGGAGAGCTCCACCTCCCCTCTGTTCTCCCCACCTTCCCCTTCCTTTCAATGGGAGGAGGACGACGGACTGCTTGACGAGATGCCTTCTGATTTTGAAAACCCTCTACACTTCCTATCCATTGTAATTTACAGTGTGGCCTTCCTGTTGGGGACGGCTGGAAATGGTTTGGTCATCTGGCTCGCTGGCTTCAGGATGAAGAGAACGGTCAACACCGTGTGGTTCCTGAACCTGGCCATTGCTGACTTTATCTTCACCTTCTTCCTGCCCTTGAGCATCGCATACACGGCCCTTGGTTTCGATTGGCCCTTTGGTACTTTCCTGTGTAAGTTCAACAGCACCATTGCTATCTTAAACCTTTTTGCCAGTGTCTTCCTCCTCACTGTCATCAGTGCTGATCGCTGTGTCTCTGTGGTACTTCCCGTGTGGTCACAGAACCACAGGACACCCAGGCTGGCTTCCATAGTGTCCCTATTCATCTGGATAGCAGCCTTTTTCCTCTGCTCCCCTTACTTGGCCTTCCGGGACACTATCAGGGACAATTACAGCAATGTCACCATCTGCTACAACAACTACGCCTTGTCTAGTGACATTGAGGACACAGAGGTAGTGGCTCTCAGGTCCATGAGACACCAGATCATGATTTCAGTCCGCTTTCTGTTTGGCTTCCTACTCCCGTTTGGCCTTATATTGGTCTTTTACTCCTTGATGGCTTTGAGGCTGAGGAGGAATCGCCTAGCCTGGTCCAGCCGCCCTTTCAGAGTAATGGCAGCTGTAGTGGCCACTTTTTTCCTCTGCTGGTTCCCATACCACATCTTCTCTGTGCTGGAGGTCGTCATGGACCGCTGGAAAAGCAAAGGGCTCCAAACTGCTGTCCATATTGGGACCCCCCTAGCTACCAGCTTGGCATTCTTCAACAGCTGCCTGAACCCCTTCCTCTACGTCTTCATGGGGAGGGACTTCAAAGAGTCATTCCGGAGGTCCATTCTTTCCGCGTTTGAAAGCGCATTCAGCGAGGAGCCTGGGAAAACTACCGATAGCCAGGGCAAGTCCAGGTCCCTTTCTGACCAAGAGACGCACTTCACCCGACTGCACTAG